A region of Planktomarina temperata RCA23 DNA encodes the following proteins:
- a CDS encoding LPP20 family lipoprotein: MRHHSTQKPSRPYVWTIVAGLCALSLSGCSDLMSGFDLTGKTQAEITSQEQAKELKVVRTALKSDTPKKAASPLSSNLPVPVVAASATVPTISAIGYSSIGSQPGKTLNQRRLMAIRAARMDAMRMLTEQVHGLTVLGDTQVSENVVQSDVFRASLAGLIAGARTVKIEPKGSDTYAVTLEIDRGTIRQLLRANRSW; encoded by the coding sequence ATGCGCCATCATTCGACCCAAAAACCGTCGCGACCCTATGTTTGGACCATTGTGGCCGGGCTTTGCGCCTTGAGCCTGTCTGGTTGCAGTGATCTTATGTCCGGTTTTGACTTAACCGGAAAAACTCAAGCCGAGATTACGTCGCAAGAGCAAGCCAAAGAATTGAAAGTTGTGCGGACGGCTCTCAAGTCCGACACGCCGAAGAAAGCGGCCAGCCCTCTGTCATCTAACTTGCCCGTGCCAGTGGTTGCCGCATCGGCAACTGTTCCAACAATTTCCGCTATAGGCTATTCTTCGATCGGATCCCAACCAGGTAAGACTTTGAACCAACGCCGTCTCATGGCCATCCGAGCCGCGCGAATGGACGCCATGCGCATGCTGACAGAGCAGGTGCATGGATTGACCGTGCTGGGGGATACGCAGGTCTCCGAGAATGTGGTGCAATCTGATGTCTTCCGCGCATCCCTGGCGGGATTGATTGCCGGTGCGCGCACGGTTAAGATCGAACCAAAGGGCTCTGACACCTATGCTGTAACGCTCGAAATTGATCGCGGTACAATCCGGCAATTGCTACGCGCCAACCGTAGCTGGTGA
- a CDS encoding sel1 repeat family protein: MSVPRHILPLWFLLAFLVLPNFLCANTHETDTDQQFEEAVTAVHAKAYRKALMLFKNLAEDDISDAQFNAALLIKAGMGQPRNYSEAYYWAVLSDLGGEPRAQTLVSELAGILPAEDMDSNHTRILERLTKQLADGTSHAIMKFARLHFEFLTEPDYETAYIWYSIAQAVGIKGGFEGSRDVANYLESIDLIAAQNKSVEIFENSAFAEN; this comes from the coding sequence ATGAGCGTACCGCGCCATATATTGCCCTTGTGGTTTTTACTCGCATTCCTGGTTTTACCAAATTTCCTTTGCGCCAATACCCACGAAACGGATACCGACCAGCAATTTGAGGAAGCCGTCACTGCAGTCCATGCAAAAGCCTATCGTAAGGCGCTCATGCTTTTCAAAAATCTTGCCGAAGATGATATTAGTGACGCTCAGTTCAATGCTGCCCTGTTGATTAAGGCAGGAATGGGACAGCCGAGAAACTATTCGGAAGCCTACTATTGGGCGGTTCTGTCGGATCTCGGCGGAGAGCCCCGCGCACAGACCTTAGTATCCGAACTCGCGGGCATCTTGCCTGCAGAGGACATGGACAGCAACCACACTCGAATTTTGGAACGGTTGACCAAACAATTGGCTGACGGCACATCTCACGCAATCATGAAATTCGCGCGACTTCACTTTGAATTTTTAACAGAGCCGGACTACGAAACCGCCTATATTTGGTATTCGATTGCACAAGCTGTGGGTATAAAAGGTGGTTTTGAAGGCAGTAGGGATGTTGCAAACTACTTGGAATCTATCGATTTGATTGCCGCTCAAAATAAATCTGTCGAAATTTTTGAAAATTCTGCTTTCGCTGAGAATTGA
- the flgA gene encoding flagellar basal body P-ring formation chaperone FlgA, whose translation MRAFSHRLGLLIPPMIAAIAVLTPALANTVVTGLDIKSAILERLAHEDIMAVPKVADHRLYYTCDQALLVEAKYPGKWDTVTVTCPHQDVALSWSVMIRVVDASPGFKENNQPDANNSPKVVVLIASVKKGEVLTPDIVTLTPAPRGSRIGSFYRIEDVVGRRTTQAISAMQPLRARNLEFDWALTTGQPVQIVQRISGLEISTIGEALDNAQIGDITDVRNIKSGKIIAVRVKSSRKVTPIANIN comes from the coding sequence ATGAGAGCCTTTTCGCATCGACTTGGGTTACTGATCCCACCGATGATAGCCGCCATTGCCGTTCTTACACCGGCTTTGGCCAATACGGTTGTGACCGGATTAGATATCAAATCTGCAATCTTAGAGCGGCTGGCACATGAAGACATCATGGCCGTGCCGAAAGTTGCGGATCATAGGCTTTACTACACATGCGATCAGGCTCTTCTTGTGGAGGCAAAATACCCGGGCAAATGGGATACCGTGACCGTTACCTGTCCACATCAAGATGTCGCGTTATCATGGTCGGTAATGATCCGAGTTGTGGACGCGTCCCCTGGGTTTAAGGAAAACAATCAACCTGACGCTAACAATTCACCTAAAGTCGTCGTATTAATAGCAAGTGTTAAAAAAGGAGAAGTTTTAACGCCCGATATTGTGACACTCACTCCCGCGCCACGCGGATCGAGAATAGGCTCATTCTATCGGATAGAAGATGTGGTAGGACGCAGAACAACTCAAGCTATAAGCGCAATGCAACCACTCCGCGCGCGCAACTTAGAGTTCGATTGGGCGCTGACAACTGGGCAGCCGGTGCAAATTGTGCAACGAATATCTGGCCTAGAAATTTCAACGATCGGCGAAGCCCTTGATAATGCGCAGATTGGTGATATTACGGACGTAAGAAATATAAAGTCGGGTAAAATAATTGCGGTTCGTGTAAAAAGTTCAAGAAAAGTTACACCAATCGCTAACATCAACTAG
- a CDS encoding flagellar assembly protein T N-terminal domain-containing protein yields the protein MRAGGQTVLRGIKYVLIAVTFIAAMPVSAEGEIKRVEAVGQAVATGAASDARLRSRALQDALYQAALKGGARINGYSVTSNAVLTSDVLVVRPDSQILDYRIVEEKVTRSTARIAIQAYVGRIDTPPACARRAVLDIGLQRPQVKLAASAPAWLIATEEVTAALLDRDINALDGVTLFEASDVSRQSQSSLAAEFDYTSLTLGVLQEAGAKAQAKTLSTTISLSGSKSSAFKNGLLVQVESKLFDPSLESAPLVRVVTRELLLNRTTPIQLVNANSRATRQEILTQIGAMARDMARDMIVQRMCQSLSAKLVLREGTLTAPFGRNDGLTRHHLAYTQGRDTPYEILEIEVLNDQSAEVRPLDSSRTSAFFAGQTVQFMELK from the coding sequence ATGCGGGCCGGCGGTCAAACAGTCTTACGCGGCATAAAATATGTGCTCATCGCCGTCACATTTATTGCGGCTATGCCTGTATCGGCCGAGGGTGAAATAAAACGCGTTGAGGCCGTGGGACAGGCGGTTGCGACCGGCGCAGCCTCTGATGCGCGCCTCAGGTCCCGCGCCTTGCAAGATGCGCTCTATCAGGCGGCCCTCAAGGGTGGCGCAAGGATAAACGGTTATAGCGTCACCTCTAACGCTGTTTTGACAAGTGATGTATTGGTGGTCAGACCAGACAGTCAGATTCTTGACTATAGGATAGTGGAGGAGAAGGTGACCCGCTCCACCGCAAGGATTGCTATTCAAGCTTATGTTGGGCGCATCGATACACCGCCCGCTTGCGCTCGCCGGGCCGTTTTGGACATTGGGCTACAACGCCCGCAGGTAAAACTAGCGGCTTCTGCGCCCGCCTGGCTGATTGCAACTGAAGAGGTGACCGCAGCGCTGCTAGATCGCGACATCAACGCGCTCGACGGTGTGACCCTATTTGAGGCATCCGACGTTAGCAGGCAAAGCCAATCCAGTCTGGCGGCGGAGTTTGACTATACATCTTTAACCCTTGGTGTGCTGCAAGAGGCTGGCGCCAAGGCTCAAGCAAAAACCCTATCCACTACTATTTCTTTATCTGGCAGTAAAAGCAGTGCGTTCAAAAACGGTCTGTTGGTCCAAGTTGAAAGTAAGTTATTTGATCCCAGCTTGGAGAGCGCGCCTTTGGTGCGGGTGGTGACGCGGGAATTGTTACTGAATCGCACCACGCCAATCCAGTTGGTGAACGCAAATTCCCGCGCGACTCGGCAAGAAATCTTGACGCAAATCGGAGCTATGGCGCGTGATATGGCGCGCGATATGATTGTTCAAAGGATGTGCCAATCCCTTTCCGCTAAGTTGGTCCTGCGCGAAGGAACACTCACAGCCCCTTTCGGCCGGAATGATGGCCTCACCCGCCATCATCTTGCCTATACACAGGGCAGGGATACGCCCTATGAAATTCTGGAAATTGAAGTCCTAAACGATCAATCCGCCGAAGTTCGTCCTTTGGATAGTTCACGGACAAGCGCGTTCTTTGCCGGTCAAACCGTTCAATTTATGGAGCTGAAATGA
- a CDS encoding flagellar biosynthesis anti-sigma factor FlgM — protein MVDAIKHNMRQMLVPGAQDAKAAPPRGGQASADVTAVSAGSVDASSLSIKASVSALGETPPIDIEVVSRIKQQIEAGKYPINLDLVSERLMESYLEMKG, from the coding sequence ATGGTTGACGCTATTAAACATAACATGCGGCAAATGCTTGTGCCAGGCGCACAGGATGCCAAGGCGGCGCCGCCCCGAGGTGGGCAAGCGTCCGCAGACGTTACAGCGGTCTCGGCGGGTTCTGTCGATGCCAGTAGCTTGTCTATAAAGGCTTCGGTCTCTGCGTTGGGGGAAACACCACCGATTGATATCGAGGTTGTAAGCCGGATCAAGCAACAGATTGAAGCCGGGAAATACCCGATTAATCTAGATTTGGTCTCCGAGCGCCTTATGGAAAGTTACCTAGAAATGAAGGGCTGA